In Festucalex cinctus isolate MCC-2025b chromosome 17, RoL_Fcin_1.0, whole genome shotgun sequence, the genomic stretch TTACagcaaataaatcaaaataaaaaaattggggggctttaattattattattttaaaggctTTTATCATTATTAGTGTCTGTGCACAGAGGTGGGATTGAAACTGCTTCAATTAGTGTacctaaattattatttttggaggCTTTAATTATTTCTGTTATtgttattagcattagcattattaCAAGCAGTCATAATAGTTATGAACATTATTATTTTGAGGCCTAAAAGTGGTCTTCTTCGACTTAAAGAACtaaattgcattattattactgtgAAAAGCATTCTTATTATGATATTTATTATGAGCATTCTGCtaacttattattattgtcatgactagggccgAAGCCAAAGATGGTGTTGAAATTGCTTTAATTCCGGCAATTAAATCTTCTTCGTGAGAGCCTTAATTATTATACCTTActtaaaaaacatataatattCTATTATGATCATTTTTACTCTGAAGGTCCAGCATGGAGGAAGCATTTTTTCGGGGCAGCGTTTAATTTTTACTACTTCCCAATGATGATGTATTACTATCCCCTACTGACTTAAGCCGCTCATTACATACCAGGCTGCGGAGAATTCTTTGGCATTAAGTCGTCCTTTGAGAAATTGAAGACTTTTTCCAACCttccaaatgcaaaaaaacaaaaacaaaaaaaatgtaaattgtcaGTAGTTGTTTCTTTGGTGAAACTTGCGGCCCCACCCACTTGTTCTGGATGCCCATCCACAGCATGTGCTGCCGGTGGGCCACGTCGGCGTGCTTCTTGACAAAGTCGGCGTCGGCGGGAAGCAGGAATTCCCAGCCGCGGTTGACCCGCGGCACCGCCACCTGCTCCAGGAAATCCTTCACATCCTCAGGAGGAAGCTGAAAAGAGGAGGAACAAGTCGCTCGCCTGAATTATTAAGTTCgagcatctttttgttttgttgcttgGGGGCTTTTAAAGGTGTCAACATGAGGCTCATTAAACAACAGAGGCTCACTTTGATCACGGCCGCCACTTCCTTCCTCATCAGGGAGCGTTCCAGCGTAAACCTCCACATCTGCACAGTGGCAaatatgaaaaaagaaaacagtcaaagtaaaaaaattgtTGTGACTTGGATAAAGATCAGATCACATTTTATGACCAAATTAAGAAGAAATCCAGTTCTTACAAAAACCAAAAGAAACATGTCAACAATATCAAAATGCATCAATTTCCCTCATTTGTGCTCACCACAAAATCCCTCCCCCGACACAGCACATCAGCCGGAACGCCGCTGTGAGGACTGCACGTGTTTTTGGGATACAGAACGTCACTGAAACGGCAAAAAGCGACCATTAAACTCAGCTGGCTGGGTCCAACTGGCGCTGAGAGGGCTTCATACCTCTTCACCACCCAGTTGCCCTGGACTAGCAGCGCCACCTGCTGGATGCAACGCAGCACGGCGGTGGAGTCGGTGCCTGAGGCCAGCAGACCCATCAGGCTGGCGAACTGGATCACTTTGACTGCAGGGAGGGACAAACATGCTATTTTAACGCACAAAACATgcagatgaacaaaaaatattgtgtaTGGAGAATTTAGATATATTTAGAAATTAAAGTAAATATATAgtcagttttttatttattgtcacatacatgtatatatatatttttttttaagactcattttttatttttgtatgatttttacttttgtttatttatttatatattctttgctgtttttatttatatttattttttattaattttttgaattatatttttatatctgttttaattttcatatatatccatccatccattttctgaaccgcttgctcctctcaAGGGTCgtggaggggtgctggagcctatcccagctggctatgggcggcactataagtaaaataaaaagatttttcctatttttttttatagtaaatCAAGCAACTTTTAAATGAGATAAATGTgtacaaaacaaatgaaaaacgaataaatacaatttagggaagcaattttctgacaaaaataaacagctatcaaaaaaaaaaaaaaaaaggccttattcTTCTTTTAATAATGTAAGCTATAACGTTCACTTACCGTTCCTCATCAGCGTCTTGATCTGCTCGCCAAGCGGCAACGTGCGCAGCTGGGCCATGGAGAGCACGTTGCTCGGGCCGATGGGCTTCACGCTACGACAGACGGTTGGAACCTCGTTTATTAAAATACGTCAAAACTAtggtgagaaagaaaaaaaaaagaaaaaaaaaagatgaacactTACAATTTTTCCTCCGCCAGCGGCGGCATCAGCATCGTCAGGTACTCCCTTGTCAGGACAAAGAACAAGCCATCATAATTAAATAAACGTCCACAATTTGAGGAAATCCCGCCTCCAACTTGGAGATGCGTTCAAGAACTCACTTGGGCGTTTTAACAAGCTCGGAGTTGTCGGACACGTCCACATTCTGACAGAACAAATACTGCCTTTCGTGTTCCGAGCGCCCGTCCTGAggccaaaacaaaatggcggtcTTACACGAGCACCAGCCATTACAATGGTGAGCGGGGCACTCGTCGTGACGAGTTACCTTGACGTTGTGGTGCTGCAAGTGGATCCAGGGCTCTTCGGCCTGCTTCTTCTGGAGGAACTCGTACGACTGGATCCTCCTCTGGCGCGCTTGCTCCGACTCGGGCCGAGCGAACctcacctgcaaaacaaaacagggtCGATGTGAGCGTCCACAGCTTTATATTCTATTTGACGCTGAAGATTATTcctctatttttatttcatatgatataataaaaacaaataacatgcAATGTGTGAGGAAAGCGATTACTTACCGAAATGGCCTTGGCTTCTTCCTCACCTTCATCTTGGGACGAGTCTCCACCTGTGTGGAAGGGAAGCAATCAGATGCATGCAATACAACAAACAgaagaaaatataaatatgtgagaaaaaaaaaaaaaaaaaaaaaagaagcaaactgGGACCTTCGTTGGCCGCCTCTCGCTCCCTCGTTTTGTTGTCGGCCTTGTCCAGGTACGTAAAACTGGGCCTCATCTGCAGGATTCCCGTCAGCGGTGTCACGTGAAGCTCACCTGTGGACAACATCAACCAAAAAAATGGATCATTTCCATAATGTATACTTCAACATTTTGATCACACGTCactgtttacaattttttttcaagaaaaagaaatacaacTTGGGACCTTTTCGAAAGATGGCAGCGGCGTATCGGGCGGTGTTGGTGGTGGCCTGGATAGACGAGAAGCTCTGATTGTCCATCATTTTCCTGTACAAAAGTCATCGGATCCTGTGTCACTTTAACATGCTACAGTTAACAACCTTCATGTCCATCTACTTTTTAAAACGAGCCACTTAATAAAACAGTTGCGATGTCACTGAggtaaaaaatcaatcaatcaaaaaacgcacaacacacacacaaaaaaaaagacaaaacggtTGCGATGTcactttaaataataataataataacaaaataaaatttaaaaaataataataaaaaaggatcacactgatttttttttttaatgtatattataAAAGTGAAATTTATTTCCAAGATAGACGAATGATACATTTTAAAACtagttaacaaaaataattttactagtttaaatattaaaaaaacaaaagtaaaactatatattgaaaaaaaagacaatacatGATTATACTtacataataatacattttaaatactaaattattatttttttttttattttatttttttttttaaaaaaggttcttacaagttttgtttttccctatAGAAATGATgccaaaaatattaaatatgacTATTTTTTACTATCTTGATCTTCATTTGTATGGAACACACCTGCACACCcttaacattaaaatacaatatttatatatttatttataatattttttacgtgtttatttactttctgtattttgtttactGAAAACAATAGGAAAAATAATTGTCGTTGATTGAGAGCTGATATAGCATTAAAAACATAAGATTGCTAGAGATTTTCTTCAAGAAGAGTGAAAAAATGCGTTGTTTTTTGCTTCCGACTATTCATGCTTGGAAGGGCCAATAAATCGTGCACTATGAAGACACAGCGACATCTAGTGAAGCTATCCCAGCATAACACACGTACGGTCAAAATGTATCGCAAGCTCGTTTCGCCGCAAAACATACACTGAATAGGTGTTGTTCTCCTCGTAGCCGGTCCCGTCCACATTCAGCGCTATCTGCTCGCCCTTGCTGCGACAGTAGTTGGGGCTGGTGGTGTCCATGGCCATCTGCAGCTCCACCTGGTCACAAGGACGGGCGCCACAATCACAACTTTCTCAAATAGTTTTAGGATAAAGTAAgaacatattaactcatttactcccaataacgtataaatacggtttttttttatgttctacgtgtcccaaagacgtatttatacgtttttgttgttttttttatgctagagcatacagaaggctttgatgcagcctctcaactgcaaagaacggttgcggaaatggtagttattacacaaacggccagcaggtggcagcagagcaaaggagatcaaccagggccatctgatgaaacttagctctcttctaatgctaattgctgcaaaacggaaacagatagaaacatacttttttttttcctgatgaaagaagagactttaatgtttcttttcttttatagcaattgaacacaatattctgtgggccttgcaaaatcagtcaaaatccaggaaaacagcgaacgggactgcttctgtgaaaatggctgggagtcaatgagttaaaaggttTTCTTTTTACCCGCTGCTGTTTGGGTTTGATCTTAGCAGCCAAAAGATTGATGTTGTCGTAGGTCATGGTGGATGGTCGCACGGGGTACTGCAACAGGAGAAAATTAGCGGATGCTAGGGACTGCCTTACTCAGACACGAAAATGTTATTAATTTGGTTAACAAACATACTGGCAACTAATTTGCATTGAAAGCAACACAAACCACCCACCTGGAGTAGATAAAGCTTCTCTGCAAGGCTTTTGGCGAGATAGACGTCAATCTACGggtgcaaaaaataataataataataatcagtgcTGATTAATTCGACGACAAGTATCTTTGATCTTCCCGCGAGCGCATACCTCCTCTATAATGGGGTCGTCGTCATCCCCGCTGGCCATATTTTAGGAAGCGGAGTGAGGAGGGGGAAGATGGTGTAGAGAGTGAAACCAACCTTTCAAAAGGAGACATATTGTGTACTTATTTTCCAACAATTTATATCAGTTATCTAAAATGTCTTGCCCCACGACAACTGGGGCAATTGGGTGTCATTTAAGAGACACTAAAACCAAACTTGAAAATTTGTCCAGCCTAGATGCCACATCATTGTTGAAAAACTTTGTGTGATGGTTATGTTCATTATTGGGCCTGAGGCGCAAGACTGTTAGCACAGACATTTATTCGGAAATAGGGAGATAAAAGTTTTACTTGGCTGTTTAATTTTACCCTTAAAAGGTGGACAGGTACTACAGAGAACGGTTTATTTACATAGTGATTAAAAACTGAATTTaccaaaaataattacaataataattcTGTGAACAGTGGCAACCCAAACAATGTGTCAACTGCAAGAAATACAATTGTTATATGTTggaaaatttcattttcatgtcGCACAACATTCATGTGCTCATAATGCTGATAGAAGCAGGTAAACACTGATTATGATGAGGTCAAGCAGGTGATGCAAGAACGCGAAATCGAATTCAAATTGCTTTCCAAGGTTTGAACACAGTGACACAAACTAACTCACGCCACTAGGCAGTGATTAGTATTGATTCTAATGCATTTTCGAATCATTACTCTCAAAAATAAGCATTTTCGAGGTGTGTTAGCAcattagcaaaacacacagCAAATTGTCAGGCAGGCCTGTGTTAAACTCCGCCAAACTATACAAAAAAACCGTACACACAGCCTGCATTATAAAACGAGCTCCACGAAGCCCATGCAaaggacaatatgttctattacAAACGTAAAGGTGACGAAGTGGGCTAACGTTGAAGTAGCGGCAGGTTAGCAACTTTAGCATAGCTACCTAGCTTTGATTCACACATGCCGGTAGAAATAACTGGGCGAGCGAACGGGGCCTGCTATTAAGCGCAAAATTAGCCCTACAGAAAATTACAGCTATATTATATACTTTACCTGCAATTAGCCGAGTGTGCGAGCTATCTCAGCAGCGTGACATTTGTCCACCGAAGCCGACGGCGAAGTGGAAGAAGGAGCACGAACACACATGAAGTAGACACCATGTTGACTCCAGTCCGATCCACATCGGACACGTGGGAAGCGAGGCCGAGCCCACAATGCAAGGCGGGTTATAAAATAGACAATGTACTTTCTTAGTTTTGCTCATCGTCGTTTTTGTTTGCTGTGAAGTCGGGGAATTATCAAAGCTTGAAAGTGAAATGTATGTTTGCTGCACATATTGTCCAAAAGTACTGGCAgcggtgggattcgaacccacgcctccgaagagactggagccttaatccagcgccttagaccgctcggccacgCTACCGATATATAAAGTGTAGAAcaatatatttaaatgaatgtttaattttatttatttattttttttttaaaataggctGAGTGACGTTGTACTTTACTGCATTGTATTGTCTTATTTGCTCTTTGTCTCATGtcttttatataattatatattttcccAGATGTATTACAATGTTTACAAAATTTCTAATTTTGGTTTTCTTTCATTATTGCGTTATGGTGAGTTAttcaatttttgtttaaatgttaGGAAAAAAGGAGAGAGAACCATATCGTTAGCCATTTTGACATTGTCACTATGCAAAGTTATGTAACAAGTTTCTAAAATGTTTATGTAACAGTTTCTAAACTGTATGTACCGGTACCTTATGTGAGCGGtatttttccaaatattttaCGATAATCAAAGATTATCATCATGGCCTATTAGTCAACTGTAAAATAAACTGgccgttaatttttaagacaacATTGTTGAGAGATATGTACTCAGTGAtgtgtaatgttttgttttcttttatcttcctttgttcttttatctttcttttactaTGAGCCTGAAGGCTGTTGAGTGCatacgtgttttgttttgttttaaatcaaagCGAGCACTCCAGTTTAAATGATAACCCTAAAACCTCTTTAACCTATTTAAAGTAATGAAGTtagattttaattaatatttaatcaATATAAGGTTTACCTGCCACAGGTGTCGTCTTCACCCACATGCCTGATCGAGATGAGTGGAACAGACTACAGCCACACAAACAACAATTTTTCCAAAAACTGGAATAATTGTTTCCTCATGAAATTCAATgcaaacttatttttttatttttttacagtcacctaatgtaatcattttttaatACACACTCTTCCAATAGAAATCTGTTAAGTAAACAATTGTATTGGTTTTGGCTCCACGGACCACATTCACAATAGACAAACTTAACAGTGAAATAGCAACTTTCCGATAAAAGAGAATCTTGCGCAGAAAACTCGATGAAGCTTAAATGCTGGAAGGCAAACATGCAAAAATGCAAAGCACCTTTAGCTAAAAACctgttatataaaaaaaataatgtaaacgcAACTCGTTTAGGGTCTGGCGGGGACACTtgaagccctttttttttttttttttttttggtgtgcacAAGCGAAGTTACTCCTCCATCAGTGCCCACGCCTCCTCGGCTTTCATGTAGTACTGGTTTGCTGAGCGCCCTTTCATGGCCTCCATGGCCGCTTCGGCGGCTTCTGTAAATAGGTCGCCTGTAAGGAGACATGGATGAAGATGCATTTGATATTCGGAGATTTTAATccaactcttaactcattcactcccagccattttcacagagcagtcccgttcgctcccggctgttttactggattttgactgatattgcaaggcccacagaatattgtgttcttttgctataaaagcatggaacctatcaaaagaaagataaaagtctcttctttcatcagggaaaaaaagtatgtttctatctgtttccgttttgcagcaattagcattagaagagagctaagtttcatcagttttcacaaatccatttaaaattgtaagtaattgagctttttttctacatggtcctggttgatctcctttgctctgctgccacctgctggccgtttgtgtaataactaccatttctgcaaccgttctttgcagttgggaggcggcatcaaagccttctgtatagcataaaaaaaacaaaaacaaaaaaaacgtataaatatgtctttgggacacttagaacatttaaaaaaaaacgtatttatacgttattgggagcaaatgagttaataccgCCACTATTATGTCAGATTTGTAATGTGGCTCTACCTGCTTTCTGTGGGTCCGCCGCGAGCTTGTAGCCGCCCACCATGAACATCTCGGCCTCTCTGGCCAGCAGGAGGTAACGAGGCTCGTCCTGTATGCCGTCAAACTCGCCGCCCTCGTCGTGTTCGTCCATGTTCAACGCGCTGTCGTACCAGCGGATCGCCTCCTCCCAGTCCTGCTGTCTGttatgttaagaaaatgaaaagtgatataAAAATGGCATCGAACTGAGAATGGCAGAGAATTTCCTCCAGGGGGCAGTATTAGCCCATCATACATAGACGCAAAGGCCTCACTTGTCTGCTGACAGATTAACTCCCGTGTCAAAAGCTCGGGCCACGGTGATCATCGAAGATCTGTCGCCGGCTTCGGCAGCCTGCATGAGATACTTGAAGCCTTTCAATTTGTTTCCCGCGTTTTCCTGGAAAAAAAGACGCAATGACGTCAACAGTCAAGCGAGGCCAGAAAGAAGGCACGGGAAGAAGGACGCGGCACCTCCATCTCCATGTTAGGCAGGATGTGGTGGGGCAACTGCAGGCAGCACTGCCCGATGGCCACGATGGCCTCCAGCTCGCCGCACTGGGCGGCTCGCTCCAGGTGAAACATGGCCGACTCCTCGTCCCACTGCTCGTCCTTCTCGCAGAAGCGGCCCGCCTCGTGGTAGCGCACCATGGCCAGGTGAACCTGGAAAACAGAAATGTTCAAATCACAACACTCAACTCGAGATTCTGCTGTCTTTTTACCTTCCCCAGGATGGACTGCCCGATGCGCTTCTGCATCAGCGAACTGAGTCGCTCCACTTCGGTGGCCACGCAGGAGGATCTGTGCACGTGAGCGCGGGTCGAGTGGAAGAAGCTCCACTTCTCTTCTGTCAGCTGTGTGGAAAATACACGCGCAAACACTTTATCGGCGACTTGAAGACTCATTGTGCTGGGTTGTACCCCTCAACTTGATTAACTTGAGGAGTACATCCCTGTTTGGAGGAATGGGGGGgcgtgaataaataaaaaatcacataaGAGGCGGGTTCGGAAGCACACTCAATTCCATAAACAGAAGAGGCAGATGGTTGATTTTTCTGCATGTTGCAATTGGAAGCAAATCTCTCATATTGGATCAAAAGTCTTGGGACAGGTTTTTATTAATTAGACATGTTGGACCCCCCCTCCTCAAACTTCTTACATGTGTATTTGTGTGCTGCAGACGAGCCTGAGCATCCTGATCTCAAACACGACCTCAGTAGATGTTGTAAGTAACGCTGACCCAAAACTTTTGTCCGTATTGTGTATTCAGCCTCAAGTGAGATGTCCTGCTTTTTGAGCCTTTATGCACCGATAAAATTACGACGGCCTATTAAggccacaaatattttttttatttttagtgatgggtgatattctgagaaaaaaacacaaatttcagagaaaaaaaaaacaactcgtaTATTTTCAACAttgtaaagtggcaaatttgtgagaaaaaaacccctcacaaatttaccaaaaataaactcacaaatttgtgacataaagtgcaaatttgcaagaaaaaaaaccctcatattTACAAGAAAACAACTTGTATATTTGCAACATtattaaagtggcaaatttgtgagaataaAACTCACGAATTTACCAGAAATAACCTCACAAATTTCTGGcatgaagtggcaaatttgcaagaaaaaaaactcgaaaatttacaagaaaacaaCTCAtatatttgcaacattataaagtgacaaatttgagaGGAAAAGAACTCATATATACCAGTAATAACCTCTCAAATTTGTGACAAAGTgctaaatttgcgagaaaaaaactcacaaatttaccagAAATAACCTCACAAATTTAtgacataaagtggcaaatttgcgagaaaaaaatctcacaaattTACCAGAAAAAAGTGACAAAGTTGCAAGAAAGAACTTGTATATTTGCAACATTATTAaagtgcgaaaaaaaaaaaaaaatttttactaGAAATAACCTCACAAATTTGTGatataaagtggaaaatttgcaagaaaaaaaacctcacaaattTACCAGAAAGGAACTCACAAacggcgacccttgtgaggaataggcggtcaagaaaatggatggataggtgGAACTCAAAAAACTGtgacataaagtggcaaatttgcaagaaaataaaactcacaaatttacaagaaaacaaCTCATATATTTGCTACAgtataaagtgacaaatttgagagaaaaaaaaatcacatctttACTAGAAATAATCTCACAAATTTGCGAcataaagtggtaaatttgcaagcaaaaaaactcagaaatttacaagaaaaaacttgcatatttgcaacattattagtggcagatttgcgagaaaaaaaacacgcaaatTTACCAGAAATAACATCACAAATTTGTGACATAAAGTGGCATATTTGCaagaaaaatgttatataatataattttgGAATAGCAACCAGCGCCCTCTAGTGCACATATGGGTGAAACGTGAGGGAAGACAAAGGAATGAGTGGGAAAGAGATGCAACGGTGGAGGTAGTTTGACCCCCTAATAGTGATGATTAATAGATTAAATGTGGCACACCGGCGTCTCGTATGTTGCTTTACCCGTCTGACACTGTCCTCGTCCGACTCGGAATAATGTCTTTGGTAGTGGTGGCGGGCCTACAGCGTTTCCAGATAAGACATGcatcataaaaacaaaagcagtcaaatacaaaacagcagcaggagaagctaacaggcttcaGCATAGCAAAAAAAACGTCAACATCGGATTGTTTACCCCGTCCGGGTGGTCGTTGGCGTCTCCCTCACTCCTCCTCTCGCTGGGGCAGCCGCTGTCCCCTCCGCTGTCCGACTCCTACACACGCAAAAGTCCAAAATGTGACACTTCAGCTCTACTGGACTCCACAAGTTCAAAAGTTGTATTTCGTACCCTGTGCTCCCCTGCGTTGTCCAGTCGTTCTTGTTCGTACATCCCCGTGAAGGATAAGCCTGTAAAAATTGAACACTAAAGTCTCTGGGGACATTTTGGGACATTGTTGTTGAATGATAATGTCGAATTTGCTAGAggatatttattaaaataaaattaaaaatttttagGGCGAGGATCAGGTTGATACTCGGCCTTGTTTGAAAGTATTGGTACTCATGAGGACAACCAATACCAGTAATGGCCACCCTCtagtggccattttacaatcaaaaattagaaataaaaataatagaaaattttcataaatttcatgcaattttaactcattcactcgccgccattttcactgaagcaacccccttcgctcccggctgctttactggactgattttgcaaggcccataacattttgtgttctattgctataaaaacatggaacctaccaaaagaaagattagagtctcttctttcatcaggaaaaa encodes the following:
- the LOC144005279 gene encoding DNA-directed RNA polymerase III subunit RPC5-like, translated to MASGDDDDPIIEEIDVYLAKSLAEKLYLLQYPVRPSTMTYDNINLLAAKIKPKQQRVELQMAMDTTSPNYCRSKGEQIALNVDGTGYEENNTYSVKMMDNQSFSSIQATTNTARYAAAIFRKGELHVTPLTGILQMRPSFTYLDKADNKTREREAANEGGDSSQDEGEEEAKAISVRFARPESEQARQRRIQSYEFLQKKQAEEPWIHLQHHNVKDGRSEHERQYLFCQNVDVSDNSELVKTPKEYLTMLMPPLAEEKFVKPIGPSNVLSMAQLRTLPLGEQIKTLMRNVKVIQFASLMGLLASGTDSTAVLRCIQQVALLVQGNWVVKSDVLYPKNTCSPHSGVPADVLCRGRDFVMWRFTLERSLMRKEVAAVIKLPPEDVKDFLEQVAVPRVNRGWEFLLPADADFVKKHADVAHRQHMLWMGIQNKLEKVFNFSKDDLMPKNSPQPDPVHISGEQRLKLAQDRAQAKQASLQKDLDAKRAGSGGGGARVKQEPVSDGEAEPMDTSSPTPSLSGIPNGSVNGYAGAEHANGGGPAGAPSPQLLDFVTKTFGKNPVLTLNELKRLVSLHLATMPAGHIPFGPVSDHMLQDAVLLSRCKQIMVPFPALTTASADVQKVFGLWETGEDCDKHRHLLYDMFTKTYRLKRTAVQARLNEEFGDVPKADVDRLLKECCTSHAGMWYLKGTTQS